One Cenarchaeum symbiont of Oopsacas minuta DNA segment encodes these proteins:
- a CDS encoding Transposase, with protein sequence MRIPKTMPIVMHAFEYAFDCMLDGYHSFEMPEMKRLIKRLVNATETLFIEHKDIPPTNNAAERALRDVVACRKISGQIRGLGSMKRMSNFLTCILTWKTHGKSVFEEVLRIV encoded by the coding sequence TTGAGAATACCAAAAACTATGCCAATTGTAATGCATGCGTTTGAATACGCATTTGATTGCATGTTGGATGGATATCATAGCTTTGAAATGCCAGAAATGAAGAGGTTGATCAAACGGTTGGTAAATGCCACAGAAACTCTATTTATTGAGCATAAAGACATTCCACCTACAAACAATGCTGCCGAGCGTGCATTACGGGATGTTGTGGCTTGCCGTAAGATAAGCGGTCAGATCAGAGGATTGGGATCTATGAAAAGAATGTCCAACTTTTTAACGTGCATTTTAACATGGAAGACACACGGTAAGAGCGTCTTTGAAGAGGTACTCCGTATTGTTTAA
- a CDS encoding SMC domain-containing protein — MIESIKMMDFLSHKKTEICLCRNTSVFVGNNGTGKSSVVDAITFALFGKHTRKNNKGLVRRGANTAFVQIIFTIDDTKYMASRKICLKGETSATLKMHDGTEWQVLITGERREFGESMTRRVEEILGMSYDKLLIAGIVHQGDLISIVEDGPKKFKETLNDIIGIDRLDIAAASMGDAIKNFRAAMSDKLGYDDTAITQIKYECDAHHIEIKRLEPLVKKHKERMQSAVEQTTCLKSQLEEGREKLEAATELHAHQEELARYLKDHIFTMRKKIKTDDEKITKCIKCFNVLDTIHYTRLDLERTEQQGHIGKKSIQDLKSSLARLEEKLHIAASLHLIDGKCPVCDSTVDSLKPIYDEKQLNASIEETKSHINAMEQNLTELELECKRITKELDIERDTRSELRKYNILDKNQIYSLQQDVDECKQTIQTLLEFDQNNYTPTTRVIIDERTKQIYTTIERLRSKVAGFNEKEFQKIRTQIEDSEQQMLLIQNDLGADSEALKQACTQMERKSKLLSELEFVAGFVSELNRIRDIVYGRDGHVAMSLRSWALGSISEKAVMYLDMFDTKVQRIELEDKKKDFAIKCYSGTTELDIKSLSGGERVCVALAMRLALAAIFGASRLNFVILDEPTAHLDTEKKSALVKAITQRSDSQNESHIQLVIISHDREIFENAAVEDVYTFESSGSLPDSSTIVKSN; from the coding sequence ATGATAGAATCTATAAAGATGATGGATTTTCTCTCGCATAAAAAAACAGAGATATGTCTATGTCGTAACACATCAGTGTTTGTTGGAAATAACGGAACTGGGAAATCAAGTGTTGTTGATGCAATTACATTTGCATTATTTGGTAAACATACAAGAAAGAATAACAAAGGACTTGTACGCCGTGGAGCAAATACAGCTTTTGTACAGATAATTTTCACAATAGATGATACAAAGTATATGGCTAGCAGAAAGATATGTCTGAAAGGTGAGACTAGTGCCACTCTTAAAATGCATGATGGTACAGAATGGCAAGTACTCATAACTGGAGAACGCAGAGAGTTTGGCGAATCAATGACGCGCAGAGTAGAAGAAATTCTTGGAATGAGTTATGACAAACTTCTCATAGCTGGCATTGTACATCAAGGAGATCTCATATCTATTGTAGAAGATGGCCCAAAAAAATTCAAAGAGACTTTAAACGACATTATAGGCATAGACCGATTGGATATAGCTGCAGCATCTATGGGAGATGCGATAAAGAACTTTCGTGCAGCGATGAGTGATAAATTAGGATATGATGATACTGCAATAACCCAGATAAAGTATGAATGTGACGCACATCATATAGAGATAAAACGTCTAGAACCACTAGTCAAAAAACACAAAGAGAGGATGCAATCTGCAGTAGAGCAAACAACATGTTTAAAATCACAACTAGAAGAGGGTAGAGAAAAACTTGAAGCGGCAACAGAATTACATGCGCACCAAGAAGAGCTTGCACGATATTTAAAAGATCATATATTCACAATGCGTAAAAAAATAAAAACTGATGATGAAAAAATTACCAAATGTATAAAATGTTTTAACGTATTAGATACAATACATTATACTAGATTAGATCTAGAACGTACAGAACAACAAGGACACATTGGTAAAAAATCAATACAGGATTTGAAATCTTCTCTTGCAAGATTGGAAGAAAAGTTACACATTGCTGCCTCGTTGCATCTAATCGATGGAAAGTGTCCTGTATGCGATTCTACGGTAGATTCACTAAAACCCATATATGATGAAAAACAACTAAACGCATCCATCGAGGAGACAAAATCACACATAAACGCGATGGAGCAAAATCTAACAGAATTAGAGTTAGAGTGCAAACGGATTACAAAAGAGTTGGATATAGAGCGTGATACCCGCTCAGAGCTTAGAAAATACAATATACTAGACAAGAATCAGATATATTCACTACAACAAGATGTAGATGAGTGCAAGCAAACAATACAAACACTTTTGGAATTTGATCAGAATAATTATACGCCTACTACTAGAGTCATTATTGACGAGCGCACCAAACAGATCTATACTACAATCGAGAGGTTACGCTCAAAAGTAGCAGGATTCAATGAAAAAGAATTTCAAAAAATACGTACACAAATTGAAGATTCAGAGCAACAGATGCTATTGATTCAAAATGATCTTGGTGCAGACAGTGAGGCATTAAAACAAGCTTGTACACAAATGGAGAGAAAATCAAAGTTGCTCTCTGAGCTTGAATTTGTGGCAGGATTTGTATCGGAATTAAACCGTATACGAGATATTGTATATGGAAGAGATGGACACGTAGCTATGAGTCTACGTTCGTGGGCACTAGGAAGCATATCTGAAAAAGCTGTAATGTATCTAGACATGTTTGATACAAAGGTTCAACGTATAGAACTAGAGGATAAAAAGAAAGATTTTGCAATAAAATGCTATTCTGGAACAACCGAACTTGACATAAAGTCACTAAGTGGTGGAGAACGTGTTTGCGTTGCCCTTGCAATGCGACTTGCACTAGCTGCAATATTTGGTGCATCTAGGCTCAATTTTGTAATACTAGATGAGCCAACTGCACACCTAGACACTGAAAAAAAATCTGCGTTGGTAAAAGCCATCACACAACGATCGGACTCACAAAACGAATCTCATATTCAGTTAGTCATAATAAGTCATGACAGGGAGATATTTGAAAATGCCGCAGTCGAGGATGTTTACACGTTTGAATCTAGCGGGTCGCTACCAGATTCATCCACAATAGTAAAATCAAACTGA
- a CDS encoding putative membrane protein, translating into MQEFFVYVAILFLLIPLSSYADSGIIPIDFAGVEISYDIDGIIVLDAYFDEDFESLVFVLNADEKSGSIILNLDQSLFGYPIGLDMYYVQADAEPIEAQHTKDDQIVQLSIDVNAGVTSVEIFGKISEIDTTIVEIIEEPQRSIDKLPIVCESGMIMVNDQCIVQKNTVLDETICGEGTVFKDERCIIKPIDTLVQDQSCTKNKSIPIISCFKDLVYGIVGAISIALVVAIIFLAMSKASRKTRHN; encoded by the coding sequence ATGCAAGAATTTTTTGTATATGTGGCCATATTATTTTTGCTGATTCCGCTCTCATCGTATGCAGACTCGGGGATCATTCCGATAGATTTTGCAGGTGTTGAAATTTCATACGATATAGATGGCATCATAGTACTAGATGCATATTTTGATGAAGATTTTGAGTCATTGGTGTTTGTATTGAATGCCGATGAAAAATCTGGCTCTATAATATTGAATCTAGATCAAAGCTTGTTTGGATATCCGATTGGTTTGGACATGTATTATGTTCAAGCAGATGCTGAACCAATCGAGGCTCAACACACAAAAGATGATCAAATCGTACAATTGAGTATTGATGTTAATGCTGGAGTTACTAGCGTTGAGATATTTGGTAAAATATCAGAGATTGATACAACAATTGTAGAGATAATAGAGGAACCTCAAAGAAGTATAGATAAACTACCAATCGTTTGTGAATCTGGAATGATAATGGTAAATGATCAATGTATTGTACAAAAAAATACCGTTCTAGATGAAACAATATGTGGTGAGGGTACTGTATTTAAAGATGAAAGATGCATCATAAAACCCATAGATACACTAGTTCAAGATCAATCATGCACAAAAAATAAAAGCATACCAATCATATCCTGCTTTAAGGATCTAGTATATGGCATAGTTGGAGCAATATCAATCGCACTTGTTGTAGCAATCATATTTTTAGCAATGTCTAAAGCTAGTAGAAAAACTAGACATAATTAA
- a CDS encoding 3-phosphoglycerate dehydrogenase, translated as MVDHHQKVLICDTTDSILQKILEDNGLTVSYLPQITPKELAEEIGKYEIIIVRSRTKLTSDLVNKAITCKIIARVGVGLDNIDLDAAKARNIRVINAVEGATTAVAELVLAMMFSLARKIPMADKGMRTGKWLKGELKGTELKGKYLGIVGIGNIGKRLARLARALNMNIIGYDPMPIDEKFTKEVGLFKADLDTLLKSSDYISLHVPLLKSTKHMINAEKLALMKPTAAIINTSRGGVLDEDALYDALSARRLGGAALDVYEIEPATGNKLTKIDNIILTPHIGAMTMEAQSLAANIIGEKIIQILRGVI; from the coding sequence GTGGTAGATCATCACCAGAAAGTGCTCATATGTGATACAACTGATAGCATATTACAAAAGATACTAGAGGATAATGGGTTAACCGTCTCATATCTGCCACAAATTACACCAAAAGAGCTAGCTGAAGAGATTGGAAAATATGAGATAATCATAGTCAGAAGTCGTACAAAACTTACATCGGATCTTGTAAACAAAGCTATTACATGCAAAATCATAGCGCGCGTTGGGGTAGGTCTTGACAACATTGATCTAGACGCAGCCAAAGCACGTAACATTCGAGTCATAAATGCAGTAGAAGGAGCTACAACGGCTGTTGCAGAACTAGTTCTCGCAATGATGTTTTCATTGGCTAGGAAAATTCCAATGGCAGATAAAGGAATGCGTACAGGCAAATGGTTAAAGGGTGAGTTGAAAGGAACTGAATTAAAAGGTAAATACCTTGGTATAGTGGGTATTGGAAACATTGGAAAACGGCTTGCACGGCTTGCACGGGCATTAAATATGAACATTATAGGATATGATCCGATGCCAATAGATGAAAAATTTACAAAAGAGGTCGGATTATTCAAGGCAGATCTTGATACCTTGTTAAAAAGTTCAGATTACATCTCATTACATGTTCCATTATTAAAATCGACAAAACATATGATAAATGCAGAAAAACTTGCCCTAATGAAACCAACTGCGGCCATAATCAACACATCACGTGGTGGTGTACTTGATGAAGATGCACTATACGATGCATTGAGTGCCAGGCGTCTTGGGGGAGCAGCTCTTGACGTTTATGAAATTGAACCTGCCACTGGGAACAAACTAACAAAAATAGATAATATTATTCTCACCCCACACATTGGAGCAATGACTATGGAAGCACAGTCTTTGGCAGCAAACATCATTGGTGAAAAGATCATCCAAATATTGCGAGGCGTTATCTAA
- a CDS encoding Transposase, with product MREIHETLQYKNPKKEFIVFGKCLKKILNDSHDAVNICDKSNVIKKLERRLSSLLSKKYTEKNCIRFVKRLKREQDMLFTFLKTGTDSHNNTAEKPNVVIRKITNGHRTDDGATSHKILMSVKETCRQRNLNFHDYMMQYLVDGTSKL from the coding sequence ATGAGAGAAATTCATGAGACTCTACAGTATAAAAATCCCAAAAAAGAGTTTATCGTTTTTGGAAAATGTTTGAAAAAGATCCTAAATGACTCACATGATGCTGTAAACATTTGTGATAAATCAAATGTCATAAAAAAACTCGAGCGTCGTTTATCGTCTCTTTTATCCAAAAAATATACAGAAAAGAATTGTATCAGATTTGTCAAACGTCTAAAGCGTGAACAAGACATGCTTTTCACGTTCTTGAAGACTGGAACTGATTCACATAATAATACTGCCGAGAAGCCAAACGTGGTAATACGAAAGATTACAAACGGTCATCGAACAGATGATGGCGCTACATCACACAAGATATTGATGAGTGTAAAGGAGACATGTAGGCAACGAAATCTAAACTTTCATGACTATATGATGCAATATCTTGTGGATGGTACTTCAAAACTCTAG
- a CDS encoding nuclease, giving the protein MLNSVYHDAILHRDKTLSILRDSSYKEIIEKAKNNWIKYSPTNADSDIIGIDASFNSIKYQGLDLWVVTAVAVRTDNSIVCDLHKSGLGLVKDKLSSMANSMESKACENSLSDTNLILMDGSIHTKILMEIKEKNHPTIPKLFLQNSNIIFVSKTSDTRNEFKKYDSVAGDIFYYGKANKTAGYSKIYTDEKYGVHHKIISFFLRLSESQPLLKIEMFCNKCDDTMIKYLVDRMYKNSVMGYPYSLRLAHKNCKISVLDMQRFARLHGLLNETNSREVLN; this is encoded by the coding sequence ATGCTCAACAGCGTATATCATGATGCAATTCTACATCGAGATAAAACATTATCCATATTGCGTGATTCTTCATATAAAGAGATTATAGAAAAAGCTAAAAATAATTGGATAAAATATTCTCCAACAAATGCAGACTCTGATATTATAGGCATCGATGCAAGTTTTAACAGTATAAAATACCAGGGGCTAGATCTATGGGTTGTAACTGCAGTAGCAGTTCGAACAGATAATTCTATTGTATGTGATTTACATAAAAGTGGATTAGGACTAGTTAAAGACAAATTATCATCAATGGCAAACTCTATGGAATCCAAAGCATGTGAAAATTCTTTGAGTGATACGAATTTGATCCTCATGGATGGTTCAATACACACAAAAATTTTAATGGAAATAAAAGAAAAAAATCATCCCACAATTCCAAAACTATTTTTACAAAACTCTAACATTATATTTGTATCAAAAACATCTGATACACGAAATGAATTTAAAAAATATGATTCTGTGGCAGGAGATATTTTTTATTATGGAAAGGCAAACAAAACAGCAGGATATAGTAAAATATACACAGATGAGAAATATGGAGTTCATCACAAAATCATATCATTTTTTCTCAGACTTTCAGAATCACAGCCACTTTTAAAGATAGAAATGTTTTGTAACAAATGTGATGATACGATGATAAAATATCTAGTTGATCGCATGTACAAAAATAGTGTCATGGGATATCCTTACTCACTCCGACTTGCACACAAAAACTGCAAGATAAGTGTCCTAGATATGCAACGATTTGCTAGATTGCATGGACTCTTGAATGAAACTAATTCACGTGAGGTTTTAAATTGA
- a CDS encoding metallophosphoesterase, whose product MKFSHISDTHLGFSQFGTGKRAADIYKAFEQAIDISIEQNVDFVIFAGDIFHTPTPDGTAIMNMAHALKRLQNVQIPVFFILGEHDISHAMLHPVPFVYHKLDYATYVGKVPAYYNGVMIAGIDKMRKGEVDERRDYLEKLDKLAMQHDGLCILLAHQGIAEAHKFATEIVASDLPKNFNYYAMGHIHEKSEWNFNFLGGPLTYPGSIEVIGSEGVKNTKKGFYIVDIISDKAVPKWTQLDTRPQIVIHTNAESLKTEIDKLVIKDTRNERKPIVDLRISGTINPEIIRAHLARLEGKTFHTSWREQKKDSSHDVFLSRPTDTESEMFRLALESLDSENLAQIAIRELLEPLSQKDMKESERIILKEYDNYKKDHQS is encoded by the coding sequence TTGAAGTTTTCCCATATATCAGATACACATCTTGGATTCTCCCAATTTGGAACTGGAAAACGAGCTGCAGATATTTACAAAGCATTTGAGCAAGCAATAGACATATCAATAGAACAAAATGTTGATTTTGTGATATTTGCTGGAGATATATTCCATACTCCTACTCCTGATGGGACTGCAATAATGAATATGGCGCATGCACTAAAAAGATTGCAAAATGTCCAGATTCCAGTATTCTTCATCCTAGGTGAGCATGATATTAGTCATGCAATGTTACATCCAGTACCATTCGTTTATCACAAGCTAGACTATGCCACATATGTTGGCAAAGTGCCAGCATATTACAACGGTGTCATGATTGCCGGAATAGACAAAATGCGCAAAGGCGAAGTAGACGAACGTCGCGATTATCTTGAAAAATTGGATAAACTAGCTATGCAACATGATGGTTTGTGCATATTGCTAGCACATCAGGGAATTGCAGAGGCACACAAATTTGCAACAGAGATTGTTGCATCAGATCTACCAAAAAATTTCAACTATTATGCAATGGGGCATATACACGAAAAATCTGAATGGAATTTCAATTTTCTTGGAGGTCCTCTAACATATCCAGGTTCTATCGAAGTTATAGGCAGTGAGGGAGTAAAGAATACAAAAAAAGGATTCTATATTGTAGATATAATATCTGATAAAGCAGTACCAAAATGGACACAGTTAGACACAAGACCACAAATAGTAATACACACTAATGCAGAATCTTTAAAGACCGAGATTGATAAACTCGTAATTAAAGATACTAGAAACGAAAGAAAGCCAATAGTAGATCTGCGTATAAGTGGAACCATAAATCCAGAAATTATACGTGCGCATCTTGCTAGATTAGAAGGAAAAACATTTCATACGTCGTGGAGAGAACAAAAAAAAGATTCAAGTCATGATGTATTCTTATCGCGACCAACAGACACTGAATCGGAGATGTTTCGTTTGGCTTTAGAGTCACTTGATTCTGAAAATCTTGCACAGATTGCCATACGGGAACTGTTGGAACCTCTATCACAAAAAGATATGAAAGAATCTGAACGCATAATTTTGAAAGAATATGATAATTATAAAAAGGATCATCAATCATGA
- a CDS encoding Transposase, giving the protein MVEDLKTELNIHGNETSWRINGKNHWLWAFVGKWTTIYEIDKSRGRIAPMRVLEGYTDK; this is encoded by the coding sequence ATGGTAGAGGATCTAAAAACCGAGTTGAATATACATGGGAATGAGACTAGCTGGCGCATCAACGGGAAGAATCATTGGTTGTGGGCATTTGTTGGAAAATGGACGACCATATATGAGATTGACAAATCACGTGGTAGAATAGCTCCAATGAGAGTGTTAGAAGGATACACTGACAAGTGA
- a CDS encoding Cupredoxin nitrite reductase, translated as MNKKYNMILTIAAITILGSTLLGSTYTQTQLDTQSLDLSKMDVDVLQQIHDMGGLQLVMPKAFSETDCDALENSGRNVVNFDLTGESVKLPIMGHTAEDPKEYYGMAFNQQVPGPTLRVQQGDVVVMTLTIPDDESTGHGNDMHASQTSAVNFDSVNPGESTQFCYIAQSAGVFKYHCSGVHLVGMDQHVLSGMYGIAIVDPVNGYKKLMVEKTTPAGDIDRIFYDSDALEFQLQYSQHYLTENGLYDSVAMMKHQNTGSVVNGLQFGYVPNEGHNELINGDKNKNIFVAQPWNAADLAQYQSQPLFVETGKPVRFFVENQGNEPVYWHVVGEIIDRVTQGNRVQSGATETWLLGGSQNMIADIVFDEPGVYVAVNHDYAAIFSGAATVIVAGDPFGLNEKLNVDPPVASYAYLLGNPSDSIPPMGAQSVKHPMINLHGLYTDERAAQIKAELGI; from the coding sequence ATGAATAAGAAATACAATATGATACTAACTATTGCTGCAATAACAATTCTAGGCTCTACGCTACTTGGTAGCACATATACTCAAACACAACTAGACACACAATCTCTAGATCTATCAAAGATGGATGTAGATGTTTTACAACAAATTCACGACATGGGAGGATTGCAACTAGTAATGCCAAAGGCATTTTCTGAAACAGATTGTGACGCTTTGGAAAATTCAGGACGCAATGTTGTAAACTTTGATCTTACAGGTGAAAGCGTAAAACTTCCGATCATGGGACATACAGCAGAAGATCCAAAAGAATATTATGGAATGGCATTCAATCAACAAGTTCCAGGTCCAACACTACGAGTTCAACAAGGCGATGTGGTTGTAATGACTCTTACAATACCTGATGATGAATCAACAGGACATGGAAACGATATGCACGCATCACAGACAAGTGCTGTAAACTTTGATTCTGTAAACCCAGGTGAAAGTACACAATTTTGCTATATTGCCCAGTCTGCAGGAGTGTTCAAATATCACTGCTCTGGCGTACATTTGGTTGGCATGGATCAACATGTTCTCTCTGGAATGTATGGAATTGCCATCGTAGATCCAGTAAACGGCTACAAAAAACTAATGGTAGAAAAAACTACACCCGCAGGCGATATCGATAGAATATTTTATGATAGTGACGCTCTAGAGTTTCAACTCCAATATTCACAACATTATTTGACAGAGAATGGTCTGTATGATTCAGTAGCCATGATGAAACATCAAAACACAGGCTCAGTCGTAAACGGATTACAATTTGGTTACGTGCCAAACGAAGGTCATAATGAACTGATCAATGGAGATAAAAATAAAAACATCTTTGTGGCTCAACCATGGAACGCAGCTGATCTTGCACAATATCAATCCCAACCACTCTTTGTAGAAACAGGTAAACCTGTAAGGTTTTTCGTTGAAAATCAAGGTAATGAACCAGTATATTGGCACGTTGTAGGTGAAATCATAGACAGAGTAACACAAGGCAATAGAGTTCAATCAGGTGCCACGGAGACATGGTTACTTGGAGGTTCACAGAACATGATAGCTGATATCGTCTTTGACGAGCCTGGCGTCTATGTTGCTGTAAACCACGATTATGCGGCAATATTTAGCGGTGCTGCTACTGTAATTGTAGCTGGTGATCCGTTTGGATTAAACGAAAAACTAAATGTAGATCCACCTGTAGCATCATATGCATACTTGCTTGGTAATCCAAGCGATTCTATTCCACCAATGGGTGCACAAAGTGTAAAACATCCAATGATAAACCTTCATGGTTTGTATACGGATGAGCGCGCAGCGCAGATCAAAGCCGAATTAGGAATATAA
- a CDS encoding putative membrane protein — MLQKTITPKIHTALPNERFGIRLAAFLVVLKTLGLSYQKISKLLEMIYGIHMNESIINHTVKKLLQHLVHYD, encoded by the coding sequence ATGTTGCAAAAAACAATTACACCAAAAATCCATACTGCATTACCAAATGAAAGATTTGGAATCAGACTAGCTGCATTTCTAGTTGTGCTCAAAACACTTGGATTATCATATCAAAAAATATCCAAACTATTAGAAATGATATACGGCATACACATGAATGAATCTATCATAAATCATACAGTAAAAAAACTGCTACAGCATTTGGTTCATTATGACTAG
- a CDS encoding aspartate ammonia-lyase, which yields MTMKYRIDEDSLGKINVPYDAYYGPFTARAIKQYHVTGHGPHPKLVDAFVMIKRSAAIANTKTKALDGKLSKMIVRACDRILDGEFREWFVVEMINSGAGTAFNMNTNEVVANIALTISKRKKGAYEYIHPNDHVNMSQSSNDTYPTAMHVSLSSNIKNVILASETLKKSLSKKATEFSSYKKIGRTHLMDALPVTLGSEFAAYAVAISKSNEMLKRVSTGLHMIALGGTAVGSGANTPKGYRNVVIAELAKISKIPLKPEPNMQHGLQSRFAITAVSSALKNMAIEITKIANDIRLMASGPVAGLAEIGIPAVHAGSSIMPGKVNPSLAECMNMICNNVIGNDTAVSLGSQGGQFELNVMLPGMLKCVLESSDMLSNFVPIFAANLIDGLTANPKRLQENIENSPVIVTLLTPRIGYQTSADIFKESLKTGKTVRSIALSRKLLTKTQIDALLG from the coding sequence ATGACTATGAAGTATCGTATCGATGAGGATTCTCTTGGAAAGATAAACGTACCATACGATGCTTACTATGGCCCTTTTACAGCTAGAGCCATAAAACAATACCACGTTACAGGTCATGGACCACATCCAAAGCTTGTAGATGCATTTGTTATGATAAAACGGTCTGCTGCCATTGCCAATACCAAAACAAAAGCTCTAGATGGCAAATTAAGTAAGATGATTGTTCGTGCATGCGATCGAATACTTGATGGTGAGTTTAGGGAATGGTTTGTAGTCGAGATGATAAATTCTGGTGCAGGTACTGCGTTTAATATGAACACAAACGAAGTTGTCGCAAATATTGCTCTTACCATATCCAAAAGAAAAAAAGGTGCGTATGAATACATTCATCCAAATGACCACGTGAATATGTCACAATCTAGTAATGATACATATCCAACTGCCATGCATGTAAGTCTCTCATCAAACATAAAAAATGTGATTTTAGCATCTGAAACATTGAAAAAATCTTTATCTAAAAAAGCCACAGAATTTTCATCATACAAAAAGATTGGTAGAACGCATTTGATGGATGCGCTTCCAGTGACACTTGGTAGTGAGTTTGCAGCATATGCAGTAGCAATTTCAAAATCAAACGAAATGTTAAAGAGAGTATCTACAGGTCTTCATATGATAGCTCTTGGTGGAACTGCGGTAGGTTCTGGAGCAAACACGCCAAAAGGATACAGAAATGTAGTCATTGCAGAACTAGCAAAAATCTCAAAGATTCCTCTAAAACCAGAACCCAATATGCAGCACGGACTGCAGAGTAGATTTGCAATAACTGCAGTATCATCGGCACTAAAAAATATGGCAATAGAGATTACAAAGATTGCAAACGATATACGCCTTATGGCTTCAGGACCGGTGGCAGGTTTGGCAGAGATTGGCATACCTGCAGTACATGCAGGATCATCCATAATGCCCGGCAAGGTAAATCCATCTCTTGCCGAGTGTATGAATATGATATGCAACAACGTCATAGGTAATGATACGGCAGTATCATTAGGTTCTCAAGGCGGACAGTTTGAACTAAATGTCATGTTACCTGGGATGTTAAAATGTGTCCTTGAATCATCAGATATGTTGAGCAATTTTGTACCCATCTTTGCAGCAAATCTCATAGACGGCCTAACAGCCAATCCAAAGAGACTGCAGGAGAATATAGAAAATAGCCCAGTTATAGTGACACTTCTTACACCACGTATAGGCTATCAAACTTCTGCAGACATATTCAAGGAATCTCTAAAGACAGGTAAAACTGTTCGTAGTATTGCATTATCTAGGAAACTTTTGACAAAGACGCAGATAGATGCGCTTTTGGGATAA
- a CDS encoding Transposase, giving the protein MCVCTNCKRVCEAENDLPKSGSYGKNIIALVTEYRATRIPYNQIPKLVKTACGLVVAKSTIIVNASDQMEKDAKTKTNTVIQSPFVNIDETSYTRDGQLVWAWCITYKKNIAIIMNKSRSAYVMDKFDGVTVTDGYSVYKSEECINDA; this is encoded by the coding sequence ATGTGTGTATGTACAAACTGCAAACGCGTATGTGAAGCAGAAAATGATCTACCAAAATCAGGATCATATGGCAAGAATATAATTGCCCTTGTTACCGAATACAGGGCAACAAGAATTCCATATAATCAAATACCCAAACTGGTCAAAACAGCGTGTGGTTTGGTTGTTGCAAAATCCACCATAATTGTAAACGCCTCAGATCAAATGGAAAAAGATGCAAAAACAAAAACAAATACAGTTATCCAATCACCGTTTGTCAATATTGATGAGACATCATACACACGAGATGGACAATTAGTTTGGGCATGGTGCATCACATACAAGAAAAATATTGCAATAATCATGAACAAGAGTCGCAGTGCATATGTTATGGACAAATTTGATGGTGTTACAGTAACTGATGGATATTCTGTGTACAAGAGCGAGGAATGCATCAACGATGCCTAG